ACCGACATCAGCAAGGTTCTGGATGTGATACGGGCTATCGCCGAGCAGACCAATCTTCTTGCGTTGAATGCTGCAATCGAAGCCGCTCGTGCCGGTGAGGCAGGTCGAGGCTTCGCGGTGGTGGCGGATGAAGTAAGGGCTTTGGCTCATCGTACGCAGCAGTCAACCAGTGAGATTGAACAGATGATCAGCTCGATTCAGAAAGGCACTGGAGCGGCTGTTTCGGCAATGACTCACACCAACGCCCAAGCTCAGAGAACTCTTGACACCGCTCAAGGCGCCGGTACCGCTTTGGTGGAAATCACCGAATCCATTGACAATATCACTGAGCGCAATGTCTTGATCGCAACGGCGTCTGAAGAGCAGGCCCAAGTTGCCAGGGAGGTGGATCGCAGCCTTGTCAGCATACGAGACCTATCAAATCAAGCTTCAGAGGGGTCTAGCCAGACCGCTCTTGCAACGTCTGAACTGACCAAGCTCGCGGTCGAATTGAATCGGCTGGTGAAGCAGTTTCATATGTAGGGGTGCCAGTGCGCGTGCGAGAGAAATGTGCTCAGTTGACGGTACCAGGCTGCGAAACTAGAGCATGCGTCCACGCATCACTCTGTGCGTGATTAAACCGGCTGCCATTTATGTAGCCGTAACTGATCGATTTCCCTCGCCCGCTGCTTCCTGCCTCGACGGCGTAAATCCGGCGCTGGATCAGCGACCTCGCTTTCGATTTCGTACCGTAACTGGATATAGCGCAATGCTTGCTCGGCGAGCGTGCTCTTGCTGGTGATATGGAGTTCGAAGGGCTTGCGTCGCGCATGGACAACCTGGGCTTTGCAGGATTTTGAGTAGAGCCACATATTTGCGAGCTTAGGCTCTAATAACGGTAGGACTATGCCGATAAAGTGATGGGCAACGCTTGCACGGTACGATTTTAAATCCGACTCTCTGGGTTAAAGGATAACAAGTATGACGATCAAACTACGCTTGTTTCTGTTCATTGCGACCGGACTGGTCACCGCATTGGTTATGAGCCTATCCAGTTATCTGGGAAATACCCGGACGGGCAGCGCCATTCAGGAGAATGAGATCAGCATGACGGTGCTGCGCAATCACATGGAAGCCGACATGATGCACGATGCGCTGCGCGCCGATGTGTTGTCGGCGATGTTGGTGGGGCTGGGTAAAAGCATCACTACCAGGGCCGAGGTCAGCACTTCGCTGAAGGAGCATGCCGAGCACTTCCGCCAGGTGCTAGGGGACAATCTCAAGCTGCCTCTGGACGATACCCTCAGGATGAGCCTGGATAAGATCCGCCCCAGCCTTGAAACCTACATAGGTGCCGGTGAACGCATCGTCGCGTTGGCCCTGGACAATCCCGACGCCGCTCGCGGGGAACTGGAGAGCTTCAACAAGGCGTTCACCCTTCTTGAAGATCAAATGAAGAGCCTGAGTGAGCTGATCGAAAACAAAACCCAACAAACCAGTATGGAAACTCGGGATGCTATCAGCACCGCCAACTTCACCTTAGGCACGGTGCTGATCGTCAGTGTCTTGCTACTCCTGGCCCAAGGCCGCTGGGTAATGTTGAGCATTATGGGGCCGCTACAGGTCGCCAGCCGCATTGCCGCCAGCATCGCCCGTGGCAACTTGAGCGAGCCAATCGTTGAAACCAGTCGCAAAGACGAAGCCAGTTCATTGATTCGCAACCTTGCCATTATGCAGCGGGACTTACGCAGCATGATCGAAGTGGTGCGCAGCAATGCCCAAGGCGTCAATGTCATGAGCGAGCAACTGAGCCATGGTTGCCATGAGGTGGCCAGCAGCAGCCAGCAACAAAGCGCCGCCGCCAGCACCATGGCCGCAGCAGCGATTGAAATGACCGCCAGTATTGAGGAAATCACCCGGCATGCCAGTCGTGCGCTGGATATGGCCAATCAGGCTGAAGCCTTGGCCAAGAACGGCGGCCGAGTGATTCACCAGGTGGTCAGTGACATGGATGGCATTGCTCGTTCGGCAAAGCAATCTGCCCAAGTCATCCGCACGCTCGACAAAGATTCCGAGGCGATCTTCAGCATTATTCAGGTGATCAAGGGGATCGCCGACCAAACAAACCTGTTGGCTCTGAATGCCGCGATTGAAGCCGCTCGTGCCGGCGAGCAGGGTCGTGGTTTTGCGGTGGTCGCGGATGAAGTGCGCAGCCTGGCTGGACGCACCAGCGCCTCGACTCAAGAGATCGCCAGCATGGTCGGGCGCATCCAGCAAAGCACCCGGGAAGCGGTCACCAGTATGGAAGAGGGTGTTGCTCAAGTGGACAAAGGCATGGTTGTAACCGCCGATGTCGAGCGGGCCATTCGCGATATTCTTCAGGCCACTCTGAACACCACTGAGTTGGTCAACGATATCTCCCGCACCATCAGTGAGCAGAGCCTTGCCAGCAACGAAATCGCCCATCAAGTGGAGATGATTGCCGGTACGTCGGAGGCTAATAGCAAAGTGATCGGAAAGACGGCTTCGACGACGGACGAGCTGTCCACGTTGGCGGGGATGTTATCGCAGTCTGTGGATCGCTTCCGACTTTGACTTCATTTGCTCAAAGCTTCATGTCCGCCTCCGGTGTTGGCGAGCATGGCGCTGGGCGATGAGACGGCATCTGCGCAAAGGAACACAGCGTAGATCACTTGGCCGGACGGTTACGTAAAAAAGCACTGCGGGTGGCTTTCGCAGCTTAACTTCCGGCTCTATCAGTTCGTGTATTTTGTTTTAGTGGCCCCTGACGTCGCGAGCAGGTGGAGCGCCAAACATCCGCGCATATTCACGGGTAAATTGCGACAGGCTTTCATAGCCAACCGCCAAGGCGACGCTGGCAACATGACCAGGTTCGGCGAAGAGCCTGCGACGGGCTTCATAGAGCCTGAGATGCTTTTGGTACTGGAGCGGAGACATGCCCGTGCTTGCCTTGAAGCTCCGATGGAAAGACGATGGGCTCATGTTGGCCAGATTGGCCAGATGTGCCACGCGCAAAGCGGTGGAGTAGTTTGCCTTGATCCAGTCTAAGGCCTTCCTTATTCGTGAAAACCGACTGTCGATGCTGGCCACTTGTCGCAGGACCGCACCTTGCGGGCCGCGCAACAAACGAAAGAGGATCTCCCGCTCCAGCAATGGAGCCATGACCGCAACCTCATCTGGCCGCTCCATCAGGCGCAGCATGCGGAACCAGGCGTCGATTAGGTCTTCGCTGGCCTGACTGACGCAGAAGCTTCGCTCTTCTGGCGTTTCATCAAGCCCTTGCGCATCGCGTAGCAGGTCAGCCACCACCGAACGGTCAAAGGTCAAGCGTACCGCGAGGTAGGGAGCGCTGGCGCTTGCCTGGACGATCTCCCCGATTACAGGGACATCAATGGAGGCGATGAAGGTATGTCCGGCGGTATAGCGCAGGACTTGGCTCCCAATGACGAGCCGCTTTTCACCCTGCAGGATTAGGCTAACGATGGGCTGGTAGATCTCTGGGGCAAGCTGGGTAGGCGCGCAGACCTTCAGGATGTCAACACGCGGCATGCCAGTCAGTGTCAGCACGCCGGTAGCGCGCTGCTCAACAAACGATTTAATGACCCTGATGACGTCGCGCATAGCGTGGTATTTGCCAGATCCCAATGACTGATCAAAGCACGTTAGCACGAATGGGCAAATGACTGATTTGATCGCGCAAGCATCGCTCGCGGATGCGCCGTAAGATTCTGCCCATGCGCATTGACTCGCCCGCATCAGCCAAATCGAGGGAGATACTTGATGGACATTAAAAATGCAGTGGTCATTGTGACCGGGGCTTCATCCGGAATTGGAGAAGCCACTGCGCGCGCGGCCTCCCGTGCCGGCGCGCGGGTGGTGTTGCTCGCCCGTCGACAGGATCGCATCGACGCCTTGGCACAAGAACTGGTCGATGCCTTGGCAGTGGTGTGCGATGTCACCCGGCCCGAGCAGGTGCAACACGCCATCGATACCATCATCTCGAAGTTTGGACGCATCGATGCATTGATCAACAATGCTGGACAGGGACTGCATGCCACCATCCAAGACATCAAACTCGAGGATTTCAAAGAGCTGCTCAATCTCAACAGTGTGGCGCCACTTGCCATGATGCAGGCCGTCATCCCCTATATGCTCAAGCAAGGACGCGGAAGCATCGTCAACGTCAGCTCGGGCGCGACGCTTGCCACCTACCCAGGTTCGGCCGCGTATACCAGCTCAAAGGCTGCGCTCAACATGCTCTCGAGCGTGGCACGCTTAGAGCTGGCGGAAGCGGGTATCGCTGTTTCCGTTATGCACCCCTCTATCACCACCACCGAGTTCTACGGCTCGGTGAAGTCGGGCCTGACGTCTGCCAAGGCACAGGAAGCCGAAACCGTTTCGTTCGCACACCCGCCAGAATGGGTGGCGGAAACGATCCTGGGGCTGATCAAAAGCGGCGCTGCACAAGCCGATCTGGTCCCAAAGGAATATGGTGGCAGTTACGAAGGTTGAACATCTTTCGGACAACGGGAATGGCTGCCCGCCAAACGCCAAAGTTATGTTCCAGCAGCCCTGTGCGACACCCAATCCGGGCCGATTCCTGAAGTCCGGACTCGGAGCTTGCGAGCGGCGACTTATCAAGAGGGTATCGCCAGCGTTCCGTAAACATCTCAAACGCCATCAGCACCGCCGTATGCTTGCACGCGTGCCTAGAAGTTATAAGGCTCGAGCTCGGAGAGCTGAGAGAGCAGTATCAGATGCTCTACAGCTTTTACTTTTTCAACCTGATCCAGAGTGGGCTCTCCTCCAAGCATCAGCGCCGGAACAAAGCCATACATTTCATCGTGGCGTAGCGTCCCCAGCTTTCTTCTCGTCGGGTTGAACAAGTCTTCTACATCGTTGGAGTCCACGTTTCTGGATACGATAAAACCTTGAAGCTCTCTGTCCATTTCCTCGCTCGTAATTTCAAAGTCATGGATAACGCATCGAGAAAAGACGCTAGTGATCTTCAGCGAAAATCCCGTTTTCTCGCCCCACAGGTACAGGTCGCCAAACGCACCACGTGCAATAAGGTGGTAGGTGTCCCGCTCCTCAAGTTTCGTCCCTTCAATCCAGGAAGCCACGACTCCTTCATATTCCTGCGGATTCACTAACCAAAAAATGCCATTGCCATATCCGCACCAGCCATGCTCAGCCCAATACTCCAACAGCTGATTGGGCAATTTGCCTCTGTAGCGCTCGAGGCTTGATGCCGGAACCTCCTCCCGGTCAACAGGGCTACCAAACTTTTCTAGAAACCTGGCAAATACTTTGTCCATG
The DNA window shown above is from Pseudomonas sp. BSw22131 and carries:
- a CDS encoding methyl-accepting chemotaxis protein, producing the protein MTASIEEITRHASRALDMANQAEALAKNGGRVIHQVVSDMDGIARSAKQSAQVIRTLDKDSEAIFSIIQVIKGIADQTNLLALNAAIEAARAGEQGRGFAVVADEVRSLAGRTSASTQEIASMVGRIQQSTREAVTSMEEGVAQVDKGMVVTADVERAIRDILQATLNTTELVNDISRTISEQSLASNEIAHQVEMIAGTSEANSKVIGKTASTTDELSTLAGMLSQSVDRFRL
- a CDS encoding AraC family transcriptional regulator; translated protein: MRDVIRVIKSFVEQRATGVLTLTGMPRVDILKVCAPTQLAPEIYQPIVSLILQGEKRLVIGSQVLRYTAGHTFIASIDVPVIGEIVQASASAPYLAVRLTFDRSVVADLLRDAQGLDETPEERSFCVSQASEDLIDAWFRMLRLMERPDEVAVMAPLLEREILFRLLRGPQGAVLRQVASIDSRFSRIRKALDWIKANYSTALRVAHLANLANMSPSSFHRSFKASTGMSPLQYQKHLRLYEARRRLFAEPGHVASVALAVGYESLSQFTREYARMFGAPPARDVRGH
- a CDS encoding SDR family oxidoreductase, coding for MDIKNAVVIVTGASSGIGEATARAASRAGARVVLLARRQDRIDALAQELVDALAVVCDVTRPEQVQHAIDTIISKFGRIDALINNAGQGLHATIQDIKLEDFKELLNLNSVAPLAMMQAVIPYMLKQGRGSIVNVSSGATLATYPGSAAYTSSKAALNMLSSVARLELAEAGIAVSVMHPSITTTEFYGSVKSGLTSAKAQEAETVSFAHPPEWVAETILGLIKSGAAQADLVPKEYGGSYEG
- a CDS encoding GAD-like domain-containing protein, which encodes MDKVFARFLEKFGSPVDREEVPASSLERYRGKLPNQLLEYWAEHGWCGYGNGIFWLVNPQEYEGVVASWIEGTKLEERDTYHLIARGAFGDLYLWGEKTGFSLKITSVFSRCVIHDFEITSEEMDRELQGFIVSRNVDSNDVEDLFNPTRRKLGTLRHDEMYGFVPALMLGGEPTLDQVEKVKAVEHLILLSQLSELEPYNF